A DNA window from Ctenopharyngodon idella isolate HZGC_01 chromosome 10, HZGC01, whole genome shotgun sequence contains the following coding sequences:
- the thap12a gene encoding THAP domain containing 12a, with translation MRQKIRMPLKRRRVNRTLKVRKPKDNSETTTKEISASKNGDGVDSSPQIIDEETLNKEYLKSLFDVVVMMGTQNIPLHGHSDKEPRSKSFTPSNFQALLEYRINAGDEFLRKKFEGSPVNLEYCSSTQLQQMLEVMEKCIREELLADVKEGRFFSLVVDNLVEIGKESHLPLFVRFVDKTNCLREEFVGFLLFEGDVEAITERLVAEVTEKCGLDMQYCRGQAYLCSGVSAMKVKAVVARIAELHPLAVLTPCSNCSLNICLANTMTFTGVHLVMSTLKKLDAFFSKSPLLQNQLESAISIYYQGNEEKANALKEACNSKWTEQHDTFEVAVDLLESLLLCMDSVHDNEDHKWNDEVAHNAFIISEALADFEFVMTLVVLKNALSFTRAFGKNLQGQTNEVFFASNSLTAVLHSLNEVYDNIEVYHEFWFEEAVNLAAALEIPVKVPRLYFRKRPTSGEEIQPETYYKEQVTIPVVSHVIKELSDLFSENHLKALKSLSLVPAIMGQLKFNTTEETSVDIYKDDLLNPDTFPAELHCWKIKWKHGTKDVVLPSTIYETLQLSDVKFFPNVCALLKVLYNLPVFALTNEKCSTAKQRLTTYLEDTPVHHRNKSMTLFYINSAIKHDLDNMVETYLKMYPDSEPSEKRD, from the exons ATGAG ACAGAAAATAAGGATGCCCCTGAAGCGAAGAAGAGTAAAT CGGACTCTCAAAGTGAGGAAACCTAAAGATAATAGTGAGACAACAACCAAAGAGATCAGTGCGAGCAAAAATGGTGATGGGGTTGATAGCAGCCCCCAGATCATTGATGAGGAAACACTCAATAAAGAGTATCTGAAGTCTCTGTTTGATGTTGTCGTGATGATGGGCACACAGAACATCCCTCTGCATGGGCACTCTGACAAAGAACCCAGAAGCAAAAGCTTCACTCCCAGCAACTTCCAGGCACTGTTGGAGTACCGGATCAACGCAGGCGATGAATTCCTCAGAAAGAAGTTCGAGGGGTCGCCTGTAAACCTCGAGTACTGCTCCTCTACTCAATTGCAGCAGATGCTGGAAGTGATGGAAAAGTGCATTCGTGAAGAGCTTTTGGCTGATGTTAAAGAAGGACGCTTCTTCTCTTTGGTTGTAGACAACCTGGTTGAGATAGGCAAAGAGAGCCATCTCCCGTTGTTCGTCCGTTTTGTGGACAAGACCAACTGCCTCCGGGAGGAATTTGTCGGGTTCCTGCTCTTTGAAGGTGATGTGGAGGCTATCACCGAGAGGCTTGTTGCTGAAGTGACCGAGAAATGTGGCCTGGACATGCAGTATTGCAGAGGACAGGCGTATTTGTGTTCTGGTGTGTCCGCTATGAAGGTCAAAGCAGTGGTGGCCAGAATAGCTGAGCTGCACCCACTAGCTGTTCTCACCCCTTGCTCCAATTGCTCCTTGAACATCTGCCTCGCAAACACAATGACGTTCACAGGAGTGCATCTCGTCATGTCTACCCTGAAAAAGCTGGATGCATTTTTCAGTAAATCGCCCTTGTTGCAAAATCAGCTGGAAAGTGCTATTTCGATCTACTATCAGGGAAATGAAGAGAAAGCCAATGCCCTCAAGGAGGCATGTAACTCGAAATGGACCGAGCAGCACGATACATTCGAAGTAGCTGTTGACCTCCTGGAGTCTCTCCTGCTTTGCATGGATAGCGTCCATGACAACGAAGATCACAAATGGAACGATGAAGTGGCACACAACGCCTTCATCATATCCGAGGCATTGGCCGATTTTGAATTTGTCATGACGTTAGTGGTGCTGAAAAACGCCCTTTCCTTTACCAGAGCGTTTGGTAAGAATCTGCAAGGGCAAACGAATGAGGTCTTCTTCGCATCTAACAGTCTAACTGCTGTTCTGCATTCGCTGAATGAAGTTTACGATAATATCGAGGTCTACCATGAATTCTGGTTCGAGGAGGCCGTCAACCTGGCCGCAGCCCTTGAAATCCCAGTCAAAGTACCCAGGCTGTACTTCAGAAAACGACCAACATCTGGTGAGGAAATCCAACCTGAGACCTACTATAAAGAGCAAGTCACCATTCCTGTGGTCAGCCATGTGATTAAGGAGctctctgaccttttctctgaAAATCATCTGAAGGCCTTGAAGTCCTTGTCACTTGTCCCTGCTATCATGGGACAGTTGAAGTTCAACACCACAGAGGAGACCAGTGTAGACATTTATAAAGATGACCTGCTGAACCCAGACACCTTTCCTGCCGAGTTGCACTGCTGGAAGATCAAATGGAAGCATGGAACTAAAGATGTTGTATTGCCATCGACCATCTACGAGACACTTCAGCTGTCCGATGTGAAGTTCTTCCCCAACGTGTGTGCTCTCCTGAAAGTCCTGTACAATCTGCCGGTCTTTGCCCTGACGAATGAGAAATGCAGCACTGCGAAACAACGACTGACAACATACCTGGAAGATACACCTGTGCATCACAGAAACAAGAGTATGACCCTGTTCTATATTAACTCTGCCATTAAGCATGATTTGGACAACATGGTGGAGACATACTTGAAAATGTATCCAGATAGTGAGCCATCGGAGAAACGTGATTGA